One Opisthocomus hoazin isolate bOpiHoa1 chromosome 25, bOpiHoa1.hap1, whole genome shotgun sequence DNA window includes the following coding sequences:
- the LOC142364117 gene encoding uncharacterized protein LOC142364117 isoform X1, translating into MPPRPLLPPGNETLRPQPGSAARPSPGVWPCRLAVGLRRTRDAREQHGGALVAGPGGGGSAEASGEVEDSQTTGVTEEEASAQQCIAPGANRPTVLHLTNGRRSRKDCQGVQGAGGASGAPSPGADPLPGLAGCMTE; encoded by the exons ATGCCGCCGCGCCCGTTGCTGCCTCCCGGTAACGAAACGCTGCGGCCGCAACCCGGTTCTGCAGCCCGGCCTTCGCCTGGGGTGTGGCCCTGCCGGCTCGCCGTCGGCTTGCGGCGCACGCGCGATGCCCGGGAGCAGCACGGCGGCGCGCTCGTCGCgggtcccggcggcggggggagcgcagaggccagcggtgag gtggaggacagccaaacaactggagttacggaagaggaag cctctgcccagcAGTGCATCGCTCCAGGAGCCAACCGACCGACTGTTCTCCACTTGACCAACGGGCGCAGATCCAGGAAGGACTGCCAAGGTGTccaaggggcaggaggagcttcGGGGGCCCCAAGCCCCGGAGCAGACccgctcccgggactggctgggtgcatgactgaataa
- the LOC142364117 gene encoding uncharacterized protein LOC142364117 isoform X2, translated as MPGSSTAARSSRVPAAGGAQRPAVRWRTAKQLELRKRKVGEKEASEAAESPSSPKTSAQQCIAPGANRPTVLHLTNGRRSRKDCQGVQGAGGASGAPSPGADPLPGLAGCMTE; from the exons ATGCCCGGGAGCAGCACGGCGGCGCGCTCGTCGCgggtcccggcggcggggggagcgcagaggccagcggtgag gtggaggacagccaaacaactggagttacggaagaggaaggtaggagagaaagaagcatctgaagcggcagagtctcccagcagtCCCAAGA cctctgcccagcAGTGCATCGCTCCAGGAGCCAACCGACCGACTGTTCTCCACTTGACCAACGGGCGCAGATCCAGGAAGGACTGCCAAGGTGTccaaggggcaggaggagcttcGGGGGCCCCAAGCCCCGGAGCAGACccgctcccgggactggctgggtgcatgactgaataa